TCAAGTCATTGAGTTTAATCAATGTGTAAACAATTTAAAATGAAACAATCTTACCCGATCACCAATGGGTTTCCCATTTCTATCAACTATGACAAATGCAACAAACAGGAAAGATGGATTAGATAATACTAGCTAACAAAATCATATCTATGCCAAATTCAATTACAAGCTAAATTAAGATGTTTTGCAAAGGAAACCACAAAGTTTACCTTTGAGCTCAGCATACTGGTATTGACTAAAGGTAGAATAGTTATCATCTTTATTAAATTGTTGGGAAAGCGCGTATCTAGATGTATAATAATTGACACCAATAAAATCAAAGGACCCTTTAACTAAATCCTTCTCTGCTTCTGTGAATTCTGGAAGTCCATCCCTTATCAAAGCCTTCATGATGAATGGGTAATCTCCAAACACTAAGGGTTCCATAAACCTTTACATATAATAGGGGGGAAAATtttagacatgatttttttatcaaaaggatttgattatatgtgtgtgttttattgACTATGACAAATGTTCTAACCATCCAACCAAGAAGTCAAATGCTCTCTTGGCTGCATCTTTATCATGAAGTGTATCTCCATATGGCTCAAAACATTGTACCATTGGCGAAACACCGATTTCTCCCCCTTGAGTTGcctatgaataaaaataaaaataaaataaaataaaataaaaacttaaattatataaataacgTTGTATAGAAACAAAATGGGTATCAGCTTATGATTGTCCTAGTGGAAATTAATTCTGCAAAacgaaaaaagaagaagatttataTAGATTTTACCTGGTATTTTTCTCTGTAGAGTTTTACAGCTGCGGCATGGGCTAATATAATGTTATGGGTAGCAAGGTATGGATCTGTTGCaggttttggatttgggttcCTGGTTTCATAACCGTACGGCCCAAAGATTTGTGGCTCATTGATGGTAGTCCAGTACTTCACTCGGTCACCAAAATTGTGGTAACAAATATCAGCATAGGCTTTAAAATCATCCCTATTATTAATGGTAAGGTAGCATCCAAGTACACATACACTGATTAATAATTATCATCTTAGGAAATATTGATAGTTGAAATAAGAAGTTTGATCAACTGGATCATATGAACCTACACAATCTGCCTGCTCAAGAAGCCCTCGTATTTGTCTTGCAGTGCTTGAGGTAAGTCAAAGTGGAAGAGTGTCACAAATGGGGTTATCCCTGCATGGGGAATTAGAGTCTCATTTTTTGAGCAGTTGAAAAGTAAACTGGTGTGaaaatttagaaacaaaaactGGTCCTTGCATATATGAAGCATAGGCAGCTACTAGGGTTGTAAAGTCAAAAATTGGTTCATACCATTTTTTATCAGTTCATTAATAAAACTGTTGTAGAAATTGATTCCCTCTTGGTTTACTCCACCAGCTACGGTCCCATCTGCATGGAAGTTGATTATATAAATAGAACATAAATTTtcgctttcttttcttttgaaatatttggTTGGTTTGAGGGTGGCATATTTCGAAGAAGAAAGTACCAGGGAGGATTCTTGACCAAGAAATGGAGAATCTGTACGTGTCTGCTCCCATATTTTTCAGCAGTTGCACGTCCTCCTGTGATGCCAACTgattagagaaagaaagaaaaacgcACTATAAGCTACAAATTGGTGACTAGAAAATGACAATATTTTACACAAGCTTATTTTCTGAATTTAGGTTAGTGCAAAAACTTGATCTACTAATAAAGCTTTTATTATGGTTATAAAGTAGATTAAGAATCTGGGCGACACATTAGTGACATTTCCTAATTGGAACTTCATGATTCAATAATGAATGTGTTTAGTGTgacatgttatttaaaattttaaataatgtgatGATAGATctatttttagatttataatatatctaactagtcgctaacccgtgcgatgcacgggaaaactattagaaaataataaagcatgcatatattaaaagacaatttaagttcatgtgtgcttgcaagagatacatacctaaatagttcttacggtagaaataaaagccttatctttgagataaagaactaatgtaaacaaactaacattacataaaacaaattataaaaaaaaaaataaaaaaaaaaaaaaaaaaaaaaaacataaaactaatgtcacgggaaattcagccacatagtagtaatatataaatctcttaaaacctaaacctaaacgtaaggactaaatatttatacgccttctcttgctttcctgatgtatttggttaaaaacataaaactgatgtcccgggaaattcagccacatagtagtaatatataaatctcttaagacctaaacctaaacgtaaggactaaatatataaacaaactaaccttacaaaagctgaactttataagctaaaatctataccgtgagttgtagatcttgaatgctataccgtgcgtttaagacttcctacatctggagagagagagagtttgcagaaaccaaagaaaatctctctatagcttaagaaacacaatatactaaaattgaagagataaaattttcaggggacaaaatattatagataatttaaaagaattttggtttaattcttgaacaccgcaactccataaaattcatactaataataatattttatgatagcgcagttagaattttggtttaattcttgaacactgaattggaaattgattatatgagtattcaatggtgaacaaagtactatgtattaattaattaatatataaacaaaactaaccttacaaaagctgaactttataagctaaaatctataccgtgcgttgtagatcttgaatgctttagggcttcctacgtctggagagaaagagtttgcagaaaccgtggctttatatttcttaacttgagagaggggtaaggttgctagggttttgtagatcttgaatgctttagggcttcctacgtctggagaaagagagagtttgcagaaaccgtgactttatatttcttaacttgagagaggggtaaggttgctagggttttaaggagttataatttttatttattttttattttttaaatattgtgcttttttaaatattgtgctaacgtggaaaattgtgatgccagcaaaggtttcggttttatatatatatataaatattgtgtttttttaaatattgtgctaacgtggaaaattgtagtgccagcaaaggtttcggttttatatatatatatatagatttgattCATAAAGTAGATCCATTCTAAATAAGTATGATCATTTTTCATTCTAATAATaaacaacaaatattttcttttggtcgAACTTAGGAAATGAGATGTGATGACTGATGAGCATGAAATCTAAAAAaggtcaaaattttgaaatacatggGTAGTGCTTAAGTGCTTTAATTATATTCTATCTTTAGTTTTCTTGCTTTGATCATTTGTAGAGTAgagttgtttttataatttattgataactaTGTAACAATATTCATATATACTTTATAATGATTGTATGAATCAACTGCAATGTCCTTATCTCCAACTCCATCTTGGATAAAACGGTCCCAGGTGCTTGGTCCTCTCCCTCCTTCATCACCAGCTCCTTCTGTCTGCACCATGTCATTACATGTCAACTACTTATACAACacaagtattatatatatatatatatatatatatatatcctaatttATAGAATTAACTGGTTTTAAagccaagttgttaattagatctaTTATGAATATTGCTTGGTTAAAccaacaaacatcaatatcatgcacaacggaatagtaaataacacaagatatgatgacttaggaaaaccaattaaacaaactagttttacaataaaataaaatataaaaaaacctagggagaaACCTTGCCAAAAAGCAATCCATTATAGTAAAGAAAAGTTTAAGATTTaatacaaaacctttgtcccaaGGCTCTACAATCTCGATAGATGAATTTATAATAGAAACCTTCTATCGCATCGTATTGCATCAAAACCTCTAaattcttcaatatatgaatatTCCATGAATGACACACTCACAATCACAATTGGAACCTCCGACCGACTCCAAAAACTTCTTGAAGGTTTTTTTCACAGCAGTAAGTCTTTGGTGGTTGTTATGGCTTCAGCTTCATCACCAAACGAacttcaaatttattttgaatctcTTCAGTATGGTGAAATTGAGAGAACTTGGTTGCAAAAACCCTAGTTGCACATACGGAGTGtttctttctctaaaaaaaaaaaaaaaaaacttttaatatatGGACTTATAACGTACTTTAATTACCGGTTCAAATGGATCTCGAATCCGACTTCAAACAGACAAGTTATTgtctttttttgtgttgttgatTTTTGCTGAAACTCAAATCTTGATAGATTGAGAGGTATCAAGACAACTATTGAGAAGTATCAAGCCAACTATCAAGGAGGCAGAAGGTGACCTAGAAGGGCTAGATAGATCGAGTtgtatcgaggaggtatcgagagGTATTGAGCTAGCTATCATGGTTCATGCTGCAATTCACTTTGCTTGAGCTTTTCTTTAGCAAACTTTGTGTCTTCAACTTAATTAATCTTCAATTACAACTTTAAAACATATTAAAGCTCAATAGAAGGACATAATTtgacattgtttgataataccAAAACACATGAACCTTAGAATCTCCCTCTTTGtgaatccatgacaaaaccccaattacaaaaataacccaaTTACAAGGAATGAATCCATATTCAACTAAACTATCCTAATCTAACAACCTATCCCCAGAAATCATAGCATGAACTAAGATTGACTGTTTTGATTGGCTTCGTATTTGTCTTTTCTTAAaacacttaacaaacacatTATGCGCACAATGTGGAAAACAATGACAGATAATACAGAAGTAAAGCTCAAGAATATGtataccaataaaaaattggCACAAAGCCCCAAAGTACATAATGCTCCCCCTAAGTAAATAAAACACATCTTCCCCTTACAAAAACATGTATTGCTCCCCTCAACATGTAGACACTCCAAATACCAATTTTCTCCCCCTTCTTGTCATGATTGACAGAAAGCTACAAAGTTTTACCAAGGTAACATAAAAGGGATCGAATGGGCACAAAGAATCCATAAACAAACATGGATAGAATGAAAACATGGATGCTATGGATACTAAGGGGACAAcatattgaaaataagaatgaCACACTCATGGAATGCTAACAAATAAAACTCCCACTATAAAGAGCAAGGGTTGTAAGAACAACTTTTtcccatttaaaatatataatagaacaactgttagagaaaaaaaaaattgagaagaaaaatgaatcacaaaaaaaatgagatagCACATAGAATACTAATATTCCCTCTTTCATTTTATGCAAAtcttgacactatgtgacccatgAACAAAGGTATGCAGACACTTCTAAGCATGATCACTTAAGACTATACCGTATAGTtcttaatgaaataaaaattcacGCATGCAAGGGGTTTTCATGTGGTCAAGTGTCTTGTAAACTCATATCAACCTCAAAAGTAgagaaaaatttatgaaaataaacaTTGTAAAAATTTCCAAGGATTTCAAATTAATCAAATAGTattaacctaggaaaaccaataacACAAACTTGTTTCACAACAAAAATCTGGGGagaaccttcccaaaaagcaatctgCTAGTAAAGATAAGTTTAATATttagtacaaaacctttatcCCTAAACTTTATAACCCCAATAGATGAACTTACAATAGAAACCTTCTACTGCATCAAAACCTTTAACTCTTCAATATATTAACTCTTAACGAATGACGCACCTAACAGTCACAATTATATTAACTCTTAATAGATGACGCGCCCAACAGCCACAATCGGAACCTTTGACTGACTTTAAGAATTTCTTGAGGGTTTTCTTCATAGCACCAACTCTATGGTGGTTGCTATACCTTCAGCTTCTTCACCAAACAAACTTCAGATTTATTTTGAAACTTCGGTATGGTGAAATTGAGAGAACTCGGTTACAAAAACCTAGCCATAAAAACAgagtgtttctctctctctaaaaagccttcTAATAGATGACTTATAACATCCTTTAAAGAACAATTCAAATAAATCTCGAATCGAGTTTCAAACAAACAAGTTATGGACTTTTTCGCGTTGCTAACTTTTGCTAAAACATGAATCTTTATAGATTGATGAGGTATCAAGAcagctatcgagaggtatcATGCTAGCTATCAAAGAGGCAAAAGCTGACCTACAAGGGCTCGATAGATCAAAAGGTATCGAAGAGGTGTTAAGATAGTTATCGAGAGATATTGTGCCAACTATTGAGGTACATGctgaaaatagaatttttttttttttttttaagcttttccTAAGCAGACCTTGTGTctttaatttgaaattcaattacaactttaatagattctcccaaaaaaaaaaaattataacctttataaaacacatcaaaacttaataaaagaatatagggtaaaatacaaaatatactCTGAAATTTGGTGGTATTTTGATTttacattttgaaatttcagaattttaattttgcacCCTAAAATTTTATACCGTTTATCAACAGTCCCTTCACTATTTTTTTGGCTGATGTGTGACACATCAACTTACCACATATGCCAATTGATCCAATAATATGACATGTGTATAACACTATTTCAAGTAATTaagtaacataaaaataaaaataaataaaactttgaaaatattaaaacaattctgttgttattattattatttttttttttagaggaattAGTTAGTTAAGTTAGCATTGAAATTCGAGTGTACTAACAGGTTTAAGATCACAGATAGTAAATTCtgctgttattattattatcatccattttagcatttttcGGATGAACAGTAGAAACCCAAATGTTGGAAGTCAAAAATATCAGATCAAGAATTAGACAAAACCTaaacaacatcaacaaccaAAGTTACAAAAGCCCATAATTTCTCAAACCAATCACAAAGAGCAACATTGATAAATCCCAAAAAACCGAGTATCTCACCCAAAAACTTAACCTTTCAAGCCCAGAAAACCTCTTTATCAACTCACAGCCTCTCACCTAGATCCATACCAACAAAATCTCTCAAATCTCTCAGACAAAGTCACTCTGTGCTCCTTAAGCTACTCGGCTGCAGTCATTAGAGAAACAACACAATGAAACTTTGATGGAGAATAGCGTGGAGTTTTTGAGCTGTGATGGTAGTTTGGAAGACGATGAGTCACTGGAGAATCAAAATCTAGAATGGGCTTAAGGGAAAGCAGGGGAGGATAGAGTACTCTTCATCGTTTCAGAGGAGCATGGTGGATTTTTGTTGGGATTTACGATGGGTTCAACGGTGCACAAAGAGCTCAGGGGTTTGTTGTGGGATTATGGGTTTGAATCAGCTACACCTATCAATAGTTCAATACTAGTACTGGATTTGATGGGTTTGTTCTATGAGTTTGCTTTGATGGGTTGGTGGGTTTGAaggatttttgggtttgatggtGTTTactgtgtaaggttgaatttattcaaccatctaattggctttattccgtgccaaatttgcttataattcagcatttagtaaccctgtatttaggtgggtttgttgtaagggtagtgagtgagatagagtgaagattgctcaagagtgtgcaagaaaacagagtgtcgcggctgggactcgcgggtggactcgcggctgcaagccgccagaagctgcacacgtgccaagcatgctggaagatgaacagtcatgctagctggagcactacaggacaaaacaggacaactggccatacggttaactcgcgactggatctcgcgacttagtcaagccgcgaggtcaagccgcgagccacccctgttttggaaaaacctgacgtttcacattcctcttcactccagtataaatacccctttaacccacgattgaaagagagcttccagagagaattttgagagagaaaccctaaagaaaaacaagattgtttcacacacaatccctaccttagagtctcatcaaaatccctcactctcttcctctccattgtcaaaaccttgagaggcattataccaaacctggttctcaccattatcatctctgtgagacagtcgtttggagttctgggaagcagttaggaaggagccaatattcattggttgatgctacggtgtagtagcggaatccgggaagctagaaaagaaaaaggttcggcgcaacctcgttggagcaagaagcttggagggcttaggtgcactgggtagattaggcttggagggtctattgctgtccttgtatcccaactgtattttctagtggattgattaccgcttggagggcggcggagaggtttttcgccgaggtcttcggtttcctcttcgataacacatcgggtgttatctttgtgtttgcatcttccttcctctctatctttgcctttattttatctgctgtgattttattttgttatggcttagatagttgtttaacctatttcacattatagcatatgttaagtttccgcacacttgttgtttgacatattgcttgtgttggttaagttaatttttgggggtctaaacgttcaaaagtgtttttgtacacgtttttgaactttcatactGTTTACGGAGTTAACAGTTCCAATTGCATTGCTTTGATAATTCGGTTTTTTGggttcgattttttttttttttttttttttttggggaaaatcGATATGTTGCTAGttcgaaattttaaattttttgggtcTAATTAATGATTTAATTCTTTGCATGAGATTTCAAATCTACTTTTGTTTCCAATTCATTGGAACACAATTTTGCTGGATTGATAATggaatttttttcacaacttttgtTGCTAGTTTTTTCTAATTCTTGATCtgatatttttgatatttttgtgtTCTACCAGTTGGGTTTTGAATGTTCAAATGTTGATCCGAAAAATGATAAAAGGGAAACAATTTTTAGCATGTTTTGACCATACCAAACATGAGCTTACATATGTGTGTATTTAAGAGCGAGACAGAGACcgtcacataaaaaaaaaaaaaaaaaaaaaaaaaaaaaaaaaaaaaaaaagaaagaaagaaagagagatagagaccTGAAGAGCAGAAGTGGCGCAACCAAACTTGAAATCAGCAGGGAAGTCCTTTCTTTGTACTTTCTTGGGTTTAGGATTTACAGTAGGTTGGACTACTTGGACTCCGTTGAGAACTCCATCAAGAATTGTAGTTGCTGGAACATGTCCTTCCCAACTTCTAACGGTAGTTTCTGATGTCTTTAAAGAACCCACATCAGCCATAGATCGCCTCGTTGGCATTGCAAGGTAAAGTGCGATATAAAGAaacagatagagagagagatcaaggAGAGCAATGTTAAGTGCCATATTGAGATAAATATAGAGAAAGATGGGACTTTGAAGGGTGGTTAGGAAAATTTGTTTGGCGTCATTAGCTTTGtctcatgtgtgtgtgtgtatatatatatatatatatatatatatatttagggtatgtgttacgaaatgcaacggttgtgagaaaaatatgataactgagtgttgaacctaggatagtatggataagttgtggagatccaactcctctatcagttccaggactagttgtcctcctgatattgtaaatgaagaagatcacactattgatgataatgagttgatccc
This DNA window, taken from Quercus robur chromosome 2, dhQueRobu3.1, whole genome shotgun sequence, encodes the following:
- the LOC126714667 gene encoding beta-glucosidase 13-like isoform X2 gives rise to the protein MALNIALLDLSLYLFLYIALYLAMPTRRSMADVGSLKTSETTVRSWEGHVPATTILDGVLNGVQVVQPTVNPKPKKVQRKDFPADFKFGCATSALQTEGAGDEGGRGPSTWDRFIQDGVGDKDIAVDSYNHYKEDVQLLKNMGADTYRFSISWSRILPDGTVAGGVNQEGINFYNSFINELIKNGITPFVTLFHFDLPQALQDKYEGFLSRQIVDDFKAYADICYHNFGDRVKYWTTINEPQIFGPYGYETRNPNPKPATDPYLATHNIILAHAAAVKLYREKYQATQGGEIGVSPMVQCFEPYGDTLHDKDAAKRAFDFLVGWFMEPLVFGDYPFIMKALIRDGLPEFTEAEKDLVKGSFDFIGVNYYTSRYALSQQFNKDDNYSTFSQYQYAELKVDRNGKPIGDRTPGSTQMYIYPQGLRDALIYMKQEYNNPKFYVTENGYPEKRNDTIPIKTALKDNARIKYIISHLFAISEAMKRGVNVNGYFMWALLDCMEMGSGYTARFGLAYTNYLNNLNRIPKKSAKWLKSFVGR
- the LOC126714667 gene encoding furostanol glycoside 26-O-beta-glucosidase-like isoform X3 encodes the protein MALNIALLDLSLYLFLYIALYLAMPTRRSMADVGSLKTSETTVRSWEGHVPATTILDGVLNGVQVVQPTVNPKPKKVQRKDFPADFKFGCATSALQTEGAGDEGGRGPSTWDRFIQDGVGDKDIAVDSYNHYKLASQEDVQLLKNMGADTYRFSISWSRILPDGTVAGGVNQEGINFYNSFINELIKNGITPFVTLFHFDLPQALQDKYEGFLSRQIVDDFKAYADICYHNFGDRVKYWTTINEPQIFGPYGYETRNPNPKPATDPYLATHNIILAHAAAVKLYREKYQATQGGEIGVSPMVQCFEPYGDTLHDKDAAKRAFDFLVGWFMEPLVFGDYPFIMKALIRDGLPEFTEAEKDLVKGSFDFIGVNYYTSRYALSQQFNKDDNYSTFSQYQYAELKVDRNGKPIGDRTPGSTQMYIYPQGLRDALIYMKQEYNNPKFYVTENGGG
- the LOC126714667 gene encoding beta-glucosidase 13-like isoform X1, which produces MALNIALLDLSLYLFLYIALYLAMPTRRSMADVGSLKTSETTVRSWEGHVPATTILDGVLNGVQVVQPTVNPKPKKVQRKDFPADFKFGCATSALQTEGAGDEGGRGPSTWDRFIQDGVGDKDIAVDSYNHYKLASQEDVQLLKNMGADTYRFSISWSRILPDGTVAGGVNQEGINFYNSFINELIKNGITPFVTLFHFDLPQALQDKYEGFLSRQIVDDFKAYADICYHNFGDRVKYWTTINEPQIFGPYGYETRNPNPKPATDPYLATHNIILAHAAAVKLYREKYQATQGGEIGVSPMVQCFEPYGDTLHDKDAAKRAFDFLVGWFMEPLVFGDYPFIMKALIRDGLPEFTEAEKDLVKGSFDFIGVNYYTSRYALSQQFNKDDNYSTFSQYQYAELKVDRNGKPIGDRTPGSTQMYIYPQGLRDALIYMKQEYNNPKFYVTENGYPEKRNDTIPIKTALKDNARIKYIISHLFAISEAMKRGVNVNGYFMWALLDCMEMGSGYTARFGLAYTNYLNNLNRIPKKSAKWLKSFVGR